In Hippoglossus stenolepis isolate QCI-W04-F060 chromosome 20, HSTE1.2, whole genome shotgun sequence, the following are encoded in one genomic region:
- the gja1b gene encoding gap junction alpha-1 protein, translated as MGDWSALGRLLDKVQAYSTAGGKVWLSVLFIFRILVLGTAVESAWGDEQSAFRCNTLQPGCDNVCYDKSFPISHVRLWVLQIIFVSTPTLLYLAHVFYLNRKEQKLNRKEDELKAVQNDGGDVDIPLKKIELKKLKYGIEEHGKVKMKGALLRTYIVSIFFKSSFEVGFLLIQWYMYGFTLSAVYTCERSPCPQKVECFLSRPTEKTVFIIFMLVVSMVSLLLNIIELFYVFYKRIKDRVKGKQPPILYPSGGTMSPTPKDLSTTKYAYYNGCSSPTAPLSPMSPPGYKLATGERGTGSCRNYNKQANEQNWANYSTEQNRLGQNGGGSTISNSHAQAFDFPDDTHEHKKLSSSAGHELQPLALMDARPCSRASSRMSSRARPDDLDV; from the coding sequence ATGGGTGACTGGAGTGCTCTGGGTCGTCTGCTGGACAAGGTCCAGGCCTACTCTACCGCTGGGGGAAAGGTGTGGTTGTCGGTCCTCTTTATCTTCAGGATCCTGGTCCTTGGTACTGCAGTGGAATCAGCCTGGGGAGATGAGCAGTCTGCCTTCAGATGTAACACTCTGCAACCTGGTTGTGACAATGTCTGCTACGACAAATCCTTCCCCATCTCTCACGTTCGCCTCTGGGTCCTACAGATCATCTTTGTGTCAACGCCCACACTCCTCTACCTGGCTCATGTCTTCTATCTGAATAGGAAAGAACAGAAACTTAATAGGAAGGAGGATGAGCTTAAAGCAGTGCAAAATGATGGAGGTGATGTTGACATACCACTGAAGAAAATTGAGTTAAAAAAGCTTAAGTATGGCATTGAGGAGCATGGCAAAGTGAAGATGAAGGGGGCTCTGCTCAGAACCTATATAGTCAGTATTTTCTTCAAATCCTCATTCGAGGTGGGTTTCCTGCTTATCCAGTGGTACATGTATGGTTTCACCCTCTCTGCAGTCTACACCTGTGAGAGGTCCCCATGCCCACAGAAGGTGGAGTGTTTCCTTTCCCGACCCACAGAGAAGACTGTCTTCATCATTTTCATGCTGGTGGTATCCATGGTGTCCCTGCTGCTCAACATCATTGAgcttttttatgtgttttataaGAGGATCAAAGATCGTGTGAAGGGCAAACAGCCGCCCATTCTCTACCCAAGTGGAGGCACCATGAGCCCCACCCCTAAAGACCTGTCCACCACCAAGTATGCTTACTATAACGGCTGTTCTTCCCCAACTGCCCCACTCTCCCCCATGTCCCCCCCAGGCTACAAGTTGGCCACAGGGGAGAGGGGAACCGGCTCATGTCGTAATTATAATAAGCAGGCCAATGAGCAGAACTGGGCCAATTACTCCACAGAGCAGAACCGGCTTGGCCAAAATGGTGGAGGCAGCACTATTTCAAATTCCCATGCACAAGCCTTTGACTTCCCTGATGATACCCACGAGCATAAGAAACTGTCGTCATCAGCAGGACATGAGCTGCAGCCGTTAGCTTTGATGGACGCCAGGCCCTGTAGCCGGGccagcagcaggatgagcaGCCGAGCCAGGCCAGATGACCTGGACGTGTAA